One Burkholderiales bacterium DNA window includes the following coding sequences:
- a CDS encoding OmpA family protein, whose product MKRVAKTVGTLGLGALAAIASSFAVADDSGWYGGFNIGASEAKIDDARIIGGLRGSGLATTSITDDDRDFGYKLFGGYQFIKYFALEGGYFDLGKFGFKATTVPPGTLSGNINLKGLNLDAVGILPITEKFSAFGRFGVQYARAKDSFAGTGAVVVANLNPSRRATNYKFGLGLQYAFTESLGMRVEAERYRINDAVGNRGDIDLFSAGLVYRFGGKTPAPAPAPEPVAPAPAPEPVAAAPAPRPVVVTPPPAPRKVTFSADSSANSLFDFGKAILKPGGKQALDKFAADLRGANFDVMTVTGHTDRIGSYAYNMRLSTRRAEAVKDYLVASAGIPSGKIAARGIDGSEPVTKPGECKGKKATKTLIACLQPDRRVVVEVTSTR is encoded by the coding sequence TGGGTCTGGGGGCACTCGCTGCAATCGCCAGCTCATTCGCAGTGGCGGACGATTCGGGCTGGTACGGCGGGTTCAACATTGGTGCGTCAGAAGCGAAAATCGACGACGCGCGGATCATCGGCGGCCTGCGGGGATCAGGCCTTGCCACCACCTCGATCACCGATGACGATCGCGACTTCGGCTATAAGCTTTTTGGCGGGTACCAGTTCATCAAGTATTTTGCCCTTGAAGGCGGCTATTTCGATCTGGGAAAGTTCGGTTTTAAGGCGACCACGGTACCGCCGGGAACACTGAGCGGCAACATCAACCTCAAAGGCCTGAATCTCGACGCCGTCGGCATTCTGCCCATCACTGAAAAGTTTTCTGCGTTTGGCCGGTTCGGCGTGCAGTACGCGCGGGCCAAAGACTCTTTCGCCGGAACCGGAGCCGTCGTGGTGGCGAATCTCAACCCCAGCAGGCGCGCGACAAACTACAAGTTCGGCCTGGGGCTTCAGTACGCTTTCACTGAATCTCTCGGAATGCGCGTCGAGGCGGAACGCTACCGGATCAACGATGCAGTCGGCAACCGCGGCGACATCGATCTTTTCTCGGCCGGCCTGGTCTATCGGTTCGGCGGGAAAACGCCGGCCCCCGCCCCTGCGCCCGAACCTGTTGCCCCCGCCCCTGCGCCCGAACCTGTTGCCGCCGCCCCTGCGCCCCGGCCGGTGGTCGTGACGCCGCCGCCAGCGCCGAGGAAGGTGACTTTCTCCGCGGATTCCTCCGCGAATTCTCTTTTCGATTTCGGCAAGGCGATCTTGAAGCCTGGGGGCAAACAGGCCCTCGACAAGTTTGCTGCAGACCTGAGGGGCGCCAACTTTGACGTCATGACGGTAACGGGACACACCGACCGGATCGGTTCGTACGCATACAACATGAGGCTTTCGACGCGCCGCGCCGAAGCGGTCAAGGACTATCTGGTGGCATCCGCAGGGATCCCGTCCGGCAAGATCGCGGCCAGAGGAATAGACGGATCAGAACCCGTGACGAAGCCCGGTGAATGCAAAGGCAAGAAAGCAACCAAGACTCTGATCGCCTGCCTGCAGCCTGATCGCCGCGTGGTAGTCGAAGTTACCAGCACGAGGTAA